The DNA window GGTATCGCCGCCGCCGTGGTGATCCTGGTCAAGAAGGCCGCCAAGAGTTAGCGGCCCCCCGACGCCGGGCGTGCCCGCACACCGCGACGGTGTGCGGGCACGCCGATGTCCGGACACCACCCGGTCAGCCCCGCCCGGCGCCGTCCCCGGGCTGGGCCCCGCCTTCCGCGTCGCCGTCGGCCTCGACCAGGATCGGGACCGACTCGGGCACCGCACGGTCCGCCACGCCCTGCGGCGCAGCCGCCCCGTTCACGGTGGAGAGCAGCTGCCGGGCCAGCCCCAGCCCCGTACCGCCCATGGTGAGCGCCTTCGCGAACAGCTCCGACACCCCGTCCGCGCCGTTCAGCACCACCATGTGGTCCACACCGCCGAACGCCTCGGCGGCGGCCGTCACGATGTCCGGCCAGTTCTCCGCCAACTGCTGCGCCACCACCGCCTCGGGGTTCTCCGCCAGCGCCGCCGCCCGCGCCTTGATCGCCTCCGCCTCGGCCAGGCCCTTGGCCTTCGACGCCTCCGCCTCGGCCAGACCGCGTGCCCGGGAGGCCGCCGCCTCCGCCTCACCCGTCGCCCGGGTCGCCTCCGCCGCCGCCAGCCCGCGTGCCCGGGTGGCCTCCGCCTCCGCTGCCGCCGCCGTCTTCACCCGGGTCGCCTCGGCGACCGCCGCCAGCTCGGTCTCCTGCGCCTGCGCCTGCGCCGAGGAGATCCGCGCATCGCGCTCCGCCTCGGCCAGGGTGCGGGTCTGGTACGCCTGCGCGTCGGCCGGCTTGCGTACATCCGCCTGGAGCTGCTGCTCCCGGCGCTGCGCCTCCAGCTCCGCCACCCGGGTCTCCTGGACCACGACCTCCTGCCGCGCCGCCGCGTCCGCCAGCGGCCCCGCCTGGTGGGCCAGGGCCGCCGCCTTGTCCATCTCCGCCTGGTACCCGGCCTGCTGGATCTGGCTGTTGCGGGTGGCCTCCGCCTTGCGCGCCGCCGCCTCCTGCTCGGCCTCGGTCGCCAGCCGGTCGGCGGCGGCCTGCGCGATGCGCGCATCCCGCTGCACCGCTGCGGCATGCGGCGCGGCGAGGTTCTTGATGTACCCGGTCGGGTCCAGGATCTCCTGGATCTGAAGCGAGTCGATGATCAGGCCGAGCTTCTCCATCTCCACACCGGACGCCGCCCGGGTCTCCCCGGTCAGCCGCTCCCGGTCGCGGATCATGTCCTCGACCGTCAGCCCGCCCACGATCGACCGCAGATGGCCCGCGAAGACGTTGTGCACCCGGGCGCTCATCTGCTTCTGCTGGTCAAGGAAGCGGCGGGCGGCATTGGCGATCGACACCATGTCGTCGCCCACCTTGAAGATGACCACGCCCTTCACCCGCACCGGGATGCCCTGGCCGGTCACGCACTCCACGTCCAGGGCCGCCTCGTTGAGGTCGAGCGAGAGCTTCCGCACCGCCTGCACGCCGGGCATCACCAGCGTCCCCCGGCCGGTGACGATCCGGAAGCCCAACCCCTCGCCCAGGCCCTCGTGCTTGGAACCGGAGATCACCAGGGCCTCATTGGGCTCGGCGACCCGCCACATCATCTTGAAGATCAGGAACAGCACCAGCAGAGCGGCCACCACCACCGCCGCCACGACGCCGACGACCATCGGCGCATCCCCCCTTCGGGCCGCCCGGGGATCCCCGGCTGCACGGTCCGCAGCCACCGGCGGAACAGAGCGGCGACAGATGAGTCTGCGCCCCTCCCGGCCGCTTGGGAAGACGCGGGCCCGAAAGTCGGACGATACGTCAGCCGGTCATCCGTAGGCCCGGGCCACATAGACGGTGCGCGGCGGCTGGTACTCCACCACGACCACCGGGGTGCCCACCGCGATCCGCTCCTCGGGGTCGGCCGGAAACGCCAGGAACGCCTCGGCGCCGCCCCGCACCGCGACCATCACCTCACCGACCAGCCCCGGACCCACCGCACCGGTCACCCGGCCCTGACGTCCCACCATGCGCGTCACCACCCCTTCCGACGAGGGTACGGCCCGCGGCCCGGCCCGCAGCCCTGCCCGCAGCCCGGCTCAGCGTCGGCGGTGCCCGACAGGCCCGGTCGGTGTCCCGGTCGGTGTCCCCGTCGGTGCCCCGTCGGGCGCGGCGGTGGCCGGGGCCGGTACGGCGGCCGGCGTGGGGAGCCCGCCCCTCGCCCGCCGCGACCTGCCCACCGGCCCCACCCGGTCGCGGGAGGCCACCAGCGCCGCCAGCGCCGTGGTCACCGGGACGGAGGCCACCAGCCCGATCGAGCCCACCAGGGTCCGCACGATCTCCTCGGCGACGATCTCGCTGGTCGCCACCGAGCCCACGTCCCGCTGGGAGATGGAGAAGAGCAGCAGCAGCGGCAGCGCCGCGCCCGCGTACGCCATCACCAGGGTGTTGACCGTGGACGCGATGTGGTCGCGGCCGATCCGTATGCCCGCCCGGTAGAGCTGCCGGGCACCCAGCCCGGGATTGGCCGCCCGCAACTCCCACACCGCCGAGGTCTGGGTCACCGTCACATCGTCCAGTACACCCAACGAACCGATGATCACACCGGCCAGCAGCACGCCGTCCAGCCGGATCCCCGGATAGAGCGAATGCACCAGCGCCGTCTCGTCCGAGGTGTTGCCGGTCAGCTTGGTCAGCCCTATGAAGACCTCCCCCAACACCCCGATCAGCGCCAGCGAGGAGAGGGTGCCGATCACCGCCACCGAGGTACGGGCCGACAGCCCATGGCAGAGATACAGCGCCACCAGCATGATCGCGCTGCCGCCGACCACCGCCACCAGCAGCGGATTCTGCCCGTGCAGGACCGCCGGCAGGATGAAGAGCGTCAGGATCGCAAAGCTCACCACCAGCGCCACCAGCGCCGTCAGCCCCCGCAGCCGGCCCACCGCCACCACCGCCAGCGCGAACACCGCCGCCAGCGCCGCCATCGGCACCGCCCGGTCGGCGTCGGCGATGGCGTACCGCAGCTCCGGCGGCGCACCCGGCGAGTCCGTGAGGATCACCTTGTCGCCCGCCGACCAGCGGCCGGTCCCGTCCGGGTTGAGGGTCTGCCGGACCGTCCGCCCCGCCTCCGGCCCGCTGGTCAGCCGCACCGAGACCTTGGTGCAGACCGCCGTGCCCGCGTCCCCCTGGCATGGCGCCTGCGCCGTGGCCACCACCGTGCCGTGCACCGTCTTCTGGTCGAACCCGATCCCCGACGCGCCCCCGCTGTGCGGCGGCACCCCGCCCGGCCAGAGCACCACCAGCCCGGCCACCACCGCCACCGCGAACGGCACCAGCACCGCCGCGATCACCCGCCGCAGCCGCGCCGACGCCGGGGCGGCCGGTCCATGGTGGTGCGCATGGCTGTGGCCGTGTCCGTGTCCGTGGCCGTGGCTGGGGGAGGTGGCGTGGCTATGGGCGAGGGCGGGGTCGTCGCCGTCGCCGGGCTGCTGCTGGTCGTGTCCTGCTGCCACGGGAGAGTCCTTCCGGGGGTGGGGCGAGACAAGGGAACCATGCCGATGCGTTCTGGCGGTACGCGCCACGGCCCCGTTACGGTTGGACCATCTGATGCAGACGCGGGAGCTCGGAGCACCGGGCTGAGAGGGCACTGACCGCTGTGCCGACCGCAGAACCTGACCGGGTAATGCCGGCGTAGGGAGTAGTAGGTCTGATGACCACGCACCGAGCACAGCAGGAGACGTCTGCCCGCAGCGGGTACCCCACCCCCGCCTGGCACAAGGCGTACCGCACCGGATCCCGCCCCGACCTCCGGGTCCCCTACCGGGAGGTGCACCTCACCGACGGGCGCACCGTGCCGCTGTACGACACCTCCGGCCCGTACACCGACCCCGCATACGAGACCGATGTGCGGCGCGGCCTGCCCGCACTGCGCGACCCGTGGATCCGGCAGCGCGGTGACACCGAGGAGTACGAGGGCCGCACGCCCCGACCCGAGGACGACGGCCTGCGGCACACGGCGCCGCGCGGCGGCCTCCGCAACCTGGACGCGGTCTTCCCCGGCCGCCCCCGCCGCCCGCTGCGCGCCCGGAACGGCGCCGCCGTCACCCAACTCGGCTACGCCAGGCGGGGACTGGTCACCCCGGAGATGGAGTTCGCGGCCCTGCGGGAGGGCCTGGACCCGGAGTTCGTCCGCGACGAGGTCGCCCGGGGCCGGGCCGTCATCCCGGTCAACGTCAACCACCCCGAGGTCGAACCGGCGGTCATCGGCACCAACTTCCTGGTGAAGATCAACGCCAATATCGGCAACTCCGCCGTCACCTCCTCCATCGAGGAGGAGGTGGAGAAGATGACCTGGGCCACCCGCTGGGGCGCCGACACCGTCATGGATCTCTCCACCGGCCGCAACATCCACACCACCCGCGAGTGGATCCTGCGCAACTCCCCCGTCCCGATCGGCACCGTGCCCATCTACCAGGCCCTGGAGAAGGTCGACGGCCGCGCGGAGGAACTCGGCTGGGACGTCTACCGCGACACCGTCATCGAGCAGTGCGAGCAGGGCGTCGACTATATGACCGTGCACGCCGGCGTGCTGCTGCGGTACGTCCCCCTCACCGCCCGCCGCAAGACCGGCATCGTCTCCCGGGGCGGCTCCATCATGGCCGCCTGGTGCCTCGCCCACCACCAGGAGAACTTCCTCTACACCCACTTCGAGGAACTCTGCGACATCCTCCGCGCCTATGACGTCACCTACTCGCTCGGCGACGGCCTGCGCCCGGGCTCCATCGCTGACGCCAACGACGAGGCCCAGTTCGCCGAACTGCGAACCCTCGGCGAACTCGGCCGGATCGCCCGCGACCGGGACGTCCAGGTGATGATCGAGGGCCCGGGGCACGTCCCCATGCACCGGATCCGCGAGAACATGGACCTCCAGAAGGAGATCTGCGACGAGGCGCCCTTCTACACCCTCGGCCCGCTGACCACCGATGTCGCCCCGGGCTATGACCACATCACCTCCGGCATCGGCGCCGCCATGATCGCCTGGTGGGGCACGGCCATGCTCTGCTACGTCACCCCCAAGGAGCACCTGGGCCTTCCCGACCGCGACGACGTCAAGACCGGCGTCATCACCTACAAGATCGCCGCCCACGCCGCCGACCTGGCCAAGGGCCACCCCGGTGCCCAGGCGTGGGACGACGCCCTCTCCGACGCCCGCTTCGAATTCCGCTGGGAAGACCAGTTCAACCTGGCCCTCGACCCCGAGACCGCCCGCGCCTTCCACGACGAGACCCTCCCCGCCGAGCCCGCCAAGACCGCCCACTTCTGCTCCATGTGCGGCCCCAAATTCTGTTCGATGAAGATCTCCCAGGACATCCGCGCCGCCCACGGCGACGGCCGGACCGCCGCCATCACCGCCGCCGAAGCCGAGGCCGAGGCGGAGGCCGAGGCGGAGGCGGAGGCGGGTATGCGGGCCAAGTCCGACGAGTTCGCCGCCCACGGCAACCGCCTCTACCTTCCGCTGGCCGACTGATCCGCAGTGCCTGCGACACGGGCCTTCCCCCGAGCTGACGGGGGAGGGCGCGTGTGAAGGTCAAGCAGGTCTCAGAGGATTCCCCGGTCGACGTCCTGGGCGACCAGTTGGCGCATGATGGCGACTCCGTCGGGGAGGACCACCGGCTGGAAGTGGTAGGCGCAGCTCCAGCATCGCCGCGAGCCGTCGATGCGGCGGACCCGGAAGAGCGACTGGAGGCGGACGTCGGCCAGGGTGTGCCCGGCGTTGGGGGCGGGGACGAGGGCGATCAGACCGGCGTCCCGGGCCACGGTGAGCAGCGTCTCCCGGCTGATCCCCGGACGGTCGAACTCCGCGCTGAAGGCGTCGGCCAGCTCTCCGAAGGAGAGGGCGTCCCGGGGGATGTGCGGGTGCCAGATCGGCTGGTCCAGGGGGTGCCGGGGAGGCGGTACGGCTGCGTGGGCGGCGGTGACTTCGCGGACGGTCTCGGTGAAGGTGTCGCGCATCTCGGCGACGGCCTCGCGGAAGGCGTCCCGGGTCTCCGCCAGGGTCTCCCGGAAGGAGAGCGTGGCCTCCCTGGTGGCCTCGCGGGCGGCGGCCACCGCGGCTTCGGTCGCGACCTGGGACACCTCCCGGAGGAAGGCGTGCATGTCCACGGGGAGGTCGGAGGCGGGGCGCTCGTCCACCGCGTACCGGCCGGTACGGCGGATGGTGGGCAGCACCTCATGGACCACCCAGCGCTTGAACGCCTTGGCCTCCGGTTTGCGGGAACGGAGGATCAGGGAGTAGAGGCCGGGCTCGTTGATGATGGAAACCTGCTGGTCACCGCCGGGGGTCGTCATAGTGTGACGCCCCTTTTCGTCGTCGTCCAGGCCGGCCAGAGCGCGATGGGTCTGCGAGATGTCGAGGGCGCCGCAGACATCCGAGGCCACCCACCAGGGATCACCGTCGATGATGACGACACGGACCTCGCCGCCCTGGAAGTCCAGCCGGACGAGTTCGCTGCTGTGCGTGTGAGGTGTCATATCCGGCCCAACGACTCGGCCGTCCGGGGGATATCGCTCGCACTCCTTTGCGCCCCCGTGGAATCAATGCGGCTCAGGGGCGCGGCTGATCCGGGCCGTCGTAGTTGGGGCTGGTGAAGTCGGGCGAGGAGTAGCCGGGGCCGGAGTAGCCGGGGCCGGAGTAGTCGGGGGAGGAGAAGGAGGCGGGGCGGGAGCCGTGGTCGCGGCGGGGGGTGGGCTCGGGGCCGGGGCTGGTGAAGCCGGGGGAGGTGTAGCCGAGGTCGGGGCGGCGGACCAGGCTGACGCCGCCTCCGGCGGCGGCCACGGCCCGTTCGGTGGGCTCGGCGGCGGTGGCGGCGGGGAGGGCGGCGAGGAGGAAGGGCAGGATGCCCCGGTCGCGCAGTGCGGCCTTCCAGGTGTCCTTGGCGGTGGCCAGCTCGGCGTAGATCTCGGGGTCCTGGCCGTCCGGTGGGGCGGAGCCGTCCCGCAGGGCTGTGAGCAGCAGCCCGATGATGCCGCCGACCAGGGCGACGGCTCCGACGGCGAGCGAGACCCAGCCGGCGGTGACCAGGGAGTGGGCGAACTCCAGGTGCGGTTCGGTGGCGCGCAGGCCGTAGCCGAGCAGCAGCAGGATCAGGGCGGCGGCCCAGGCCAGGATGGGTGCCAGCACGATCATCACGGGCACGGCGCCGGCGCTGAGGCCGCCGGTGG is part of the Peterkaempfera bronchialis genome and encodes:
- a CDS encoding SPFH domain-containing protein, whose product is MVVGVVAAVVVAALLVLFLIFKMMWRVAEPNEALVISGSKHEGLGEGLGFRIVTGRGTLVMPGVQAVRKLSLDLNEAALDVECVTGQGIPVRVKGVVIFKVGDDMVSIANAARRFLDQQKQMSARVHNVFAGHLRSIVGGLTVEDMIRDRERLTGETRAASGVEMEKLGLIIDSLQIQEILDPTGYIKNLAAPHAAAVQRDARIAQAAADRLATEAEQEAAARKAEATRNSQIQQAGYQAEMDKAAALAHQAGPLADAAARQEVVVQETRVAELEAQRREQQLQADVRKPADAQAYQTRTLAEAERDARISSAQAQAQETELAAVAEATRVKTAAAAEAEATRARGLAAAEATRATGEAEAAASRARGLAEAEASKAKGLAEAEAIKARAAALAENPEAVVAQQLAENWPDIVTAAAEAFGGVDHMVVLNGADGVSELFAKALTMGGTGLGLARQLLSTVNGAAAPQGVADRAVPESVPILVEADGDAEGGAQPGDGAGRG
- a CDS encoding YibE/F family protein, with the protein product MAAGHDQQQPGDGDDPALAHSHATSPSHGHGHGHGHSHAHHHGPAAPASARLRRVIAAVLVPFAVAVVAGLVVLWPGGVPPHSGGASGIGFDQKTVHGTVVATAQAPCQGDAGTAVCTKVSVRLTSGPEAGRTVRQTLNPDGTGRWSAGDKVILTDSPGAPPELRYAIADADRAVPMAALAAVFALAVVAVGRLRGLTALVALVVSFAILTLFILPAVLHGQNPLLVAVVGGSAIMLVALYLCHGLSARTSVAVIGTLSSLALIGVLGEVFIGLTKLTGNTSDETALVHSLYPGIRLDGVLLAGVIIGSLGVLDDVTVTQTSAVWELRAANPGLGARQLYRAGIRIGRDHIASTVNTLVMAYAGAALPLLLLFSISQRDVGSVATSEIVAEEIVRTLVGSIGLVASVPVTTALAALVASRDRVGPVGRSRRARGGLPTPAAVPAPATAAPDGAPTGTPTGTPTGPVGHRRR
- the thiC gene encoding phosphomethylpyrimidine synthase ThiC, which translates into the protein MTTHRAQQETSARSGYPTPAWHKAYRTGSRPDLRVPYREVHLTDGRTVPLYDTSGPYTDPAYETDVRRGLPALRDPWIRQRGDTEEYEGRTPRPEDDGLRHTAPRGGLRNLDAVFPGRPRRPLRARNGAAVTQLGYARRGLVTPEMEFAALREGLDPEFVRDEVARGRAVIPVNVNHPEVEPAVIGTNFLVKINANIGNSAVTSSIEEEVEKMTWATRWGADTVMDLSTGRNIHTTREWILRNSPVPIGTVPIYQALEKVDGRAEELGWDVYRDTVIEQCEQGVDYMTVHAGVLLRYVPLTARRKTGIVSRGGSIMAAWCLAHHQENFLYTHFEELCDILRAYDVTYSLGDGLRPGSIADANDEAQFAELRTLGELGRIARDRDVQVMIEGPGHVPMHRIRENMDLQKEICDEAPFYTLGPLTTDVAPGYDHITSGIGAAMIAWWGTAMLCYVTPKEHLGLPDRDDVKTGVITYKIAAHAADLAKGHPGAQAWDDALSDARFEFRWEDQFNLALDPETARAFHDETLPAEPAKTAHFCSMCGPKFCSMKISQDIRAAHGDGRTAAITAAEAEAEAEAEAEAEAGMRAKSDEFAAHGNRLYLPLAD
- a CDS encoding BRO-N domain-containing protein; protein product: MTPHTHSSELVRLDFQGGEVRVVIIDGDPWWVASDVCGALDISQTHRALAGLDDDEKGRHTMTTPGGDQQVSIINEPGLYSLILRSRKPEAKAFKRWVVHEVLPTIRRTGRYAVDERPASDLPVDMHAFLREVSQVATEAAVAAAREATREATLSFRETLAETRDAFREAVAEMRDTFTETVREVTAAHAAVPPPRHPLDQPIWHPHIPRDALSFGELADAFSAEFDRPGISRETLLTVARDAGLIALVPAPNAGHTLADVRLQSLFRVRRIDGSRRCWSCAYHFQPVVLPDGVAIMRQLVAQDVDRGIL